The proteins below come from a single Mytilus edulis chromosome 5, xbMytEdul2.2, whole genome shotgun sequence genomic window:
- the LOC139525386 gene encoding carbohydrate sulfotransferase 1-like isoform X1: MKIYKNAIMRRTKSVIVLGMIACLLVFKSYFNNAVLFMTDQSSKESLRLKELTDTDNHVHPTPIVILTYMRSGSSLVGDILQQSKDVFYLFEPLRLPQFRLRKKQPYYSLDGNERLYSSFLDAGRDIIRNWTTCSLFGLPNITWSDGFLSKSKKAKLYNACKLFESNMLPENETIYSCVNMLKQVCLQANHVVLKVIRLPVDQLEPLMQEFPSMKIVHLIRDPRATVLSQMKFGVITVKSFVTNVIDFCSRIYRDLVTIDILSKKYPERVSTFFYEDLAKDPLKMSKQLYKFTGISYTPEVEKYVFNITMAGKSVNCGNLCTIKSNSSKAAEAWRSRLNMPKARIIDRSCRPVYQRLGFREIKSEEMLKDHEIPLRVERENLNDYRYA, translated from the exons CAGTTTTGTTTATGACAGACCAATCTAGTAAAGAGAGTTTACGGTTAAAAGAGTTAACAG ACACTGACAATCATGTCCATCCCACACCCATTGTGATATTAACCTATATGAGAAGTGGTTCCTCTCTTGTCGGAGATATCTTACAGCAGAGTAaagatgtattttatttgtttgaaccACTCAGACTTCCACAGTTTAGACTAAGGAAGAAACAGCCCTACTATAGCCTTGATGGAAATGAAAG GTTATATAGCAGTTTCCTTGACGCCGGCAGAGATATTATAAGAAACTGGACAACATGTAGTTTATTTGGACTTCCGAACATTACCTGGAGCGATGGATTTCTTTCtaaaagcaaaaaagcaaaactaTATAATGCTTGCAAACTGTTTGAATCAAACATGCTACCTGAAAACGAAACGATATATAGTTGTGTCAACATGCTAAAACAAGTATGCTTACAGGCTAACCACGTGGTGCTGAAAGTAATCCGTCTTCCGGTCGATCAGTTGGAACCATTGATGCAGGAATTCCCATCTATGAAAATTGTCCATCTTATTAGGGACCCGCGGGCAACAGTTTTATCACAAATGAAATTTGGAGTAATAACGGTAAAATCGTTCGTAACAAATGTTATAGACTTTTGTTCTAGAATATACAGGGATCTCGTAACTATTGACATATTATCAAAAAAGTATCCGGAAAGAGTTTCAACATTTTTCTATGAAGATCTTGCCAAAGatcctttaaaaatgtcaaaacaattgTACAAATTCACAGGCATAAGTTACACACCGGAAGTggaaaaatatgttttcaatattaCAATGGCGGGAAAATCCGTCAATTGTGGGaatttatgtacaataaaatCTAATTCATCAAAAGCAGCAGAAGCTTGGCGGTCAAGGTTAAATATGCCAAAAGCTCGAATAATTGATAGGTCATGTAGACCTGTGTACCAACGGTTAGGATTCAGGGAAATAAAGAGTGAGGAAATGTTAAAAGATCACGAAATCCCTTTGAGAGTAGAACGTGAAAATCTAAATGACTATCGTTATGCATAA
- the LOC139525386 gene encoding carbohydrate sulfotransferase 1-like isoform X2 yields the protein MKIYKNAIMRRTKSVIVLGMIACLLVFKSYFNNVLFMTDQSSKESLRLKELTDTDNHVHPTPIVILTYMRSGSSLVGDILQQSKDVFYLFEPLRLPQFRLRKKQPYYSLDGNERLYSSFLDAGRDIIRNWTTCSLFGLPNITWSDGFLSKSKKAKLYNACKLFESNMLPENETIYSCVNMLKQVCLQANHVVLKVIRLPVDQLEPLMQEFPSMKIVHLIRDPRATVLSQMKFGVITVKSFVTNVIDFCSRIYRDLVTIDILSKKYPERVSTFFYEDLAKDPLKMSKQLYKFTGISYTPEVEKYVFNITMAGKSVNCGNLCTIKSNSSKAAEAWRSRLNMPKARIIDRSCRPVYQRLGFREIKSEEMLKDHEIPLRVERENLNDYRYA from the exons TTTTGTTTATGACAGACCAATCTAGTAAAGAGAGTTTACGGTTAAAAGAGTTAACAG ACACTGACAATCATGTCCATCCCACACCCATTGTGATATTAACCTATATGAGAAGTGGTTCCTCTCTTGTCGGAGATATCTTACAGCAGAGTAaagatgtattttatttgtttgaaccACTCAGACTTCCACAGTTTAGACTAAGGAAGAAACAGCCCTACTATAGCCTTGATGGAAATGAAAG GTTATATAGCAGTTTCCTTGACGCCGGCAGAGATATTATAAGAAACTGGACAACATGTAGTTTATTTGGACTTCCGAACATTACCTGGAGCGATGGATTTCTTTCtaaaagcaaaaaagcaaaactaTATAATGCTTGCAAACTGTTTGAATCAAACATGCTACCTGAAAACGAAACGATATATAGTTGTGTCAACATGCTAAAACAAGTATGCTTACAGGCTAACCACGTGGTGCTGAAAGTAATCCGTCTTCCGGTCGATCAGTTGGAACCATTGATGCAGGAATTCCCATCTATGAAAATTGTCCATCTTATTAGGGACCCGCGGGCAACAGTTTTATCACAAATGAAATTTGGAGTAATAACGGTAAAATCGTTCGTAACAAATGTTATAGACTTTTGTTCTAGAATATACAGGGATCTCGTAACTATTGACATATTATCAAAAAAGTATCCGGAAAGAGTTTCAACATTTTTCTATGAAGATCTTGCCAAAGatcctttaaaaatgtcaaaacaattgTACAAATTCACAGGCATAAGTTACACACCGGAAGTggaaaaatatgttttcaatattaCAATGGCGGGAAAATCCGTCAATTGTGGGaatttatgtacaataaaatCTAATTCATCAAAAGCAGCAGAAGCTTGGCGGTCAAGGTTAAATATGCCAAAAGCTCGAATAATTGATAGGTCATGTAGACCTGTGTACCAACGGTTAGGATTCAGGGAAATAAAGAGTGAGGAAATGTTAAAAGATCACGAAATCCCTTTGAGAGTAGAACGTGAAAATCTAAATGACTATCGTTATGCATAA